The Syntrophorhabdaceae bacterium DNA window AGTTGATGGAACGTAAACTCCCACATTACTTTGGCGGCTAGTTTGACCACGCATGCTCTGCGTTTTGACTTCATTGGGTCCCCTGTATCCACCAAAAACAGCAGGGGCTTGAACTGCCGGACGTGGACTGACAACAGGTGCCTGAACTGCTGGACGCGGGCTGACAACAGGAGTCTGACGCACCGGTTGTGGACCAGCAGTGCGACGACTGTCTTTGCCGCGTATGGTAAATTGCTGGACATTGGTTTTTGGGGCGAACGCGTTTCGCGCAGGTCCAGTCAGCGGTGAACCCCTTCCGCGGACTTCAGTGGTGTGAGGATACCTGCCACTAGGAGTCCCAACTGGTCTTGACGCCCAATACTTGCCTGGATCACCGTGTGACGGGTCATGCCTCCATGTCTGATTGATGTACGGCCTGCTCCTTTGGACATAAACATTCTTTACGTGAACATAGGGCCTTGCATTATTGACCCAACCCGGGCGGTTCCATCCGTGATAGAACACGTGATGACGACCCCAGTCAAAGTCCAAGTCCAGCCAGCTTCCGATCAGCAACCCAAGACCAAAGGTAGCAAAAGGGGGAATGCCCGGACTCCATCCTTGAACATATACGACTGAAGGATCGTACTGAGGGACATATATATATTGAGGTTGGGCAGGAACGATCTGAATGTCGTTTCCCTCGGTAGTAACAGTCTGTTGATCATTACTATTCAAATTACCCAGGTTTTGCGCTCGCCACCTCAGACGCTGGATTGAATTTGTTACATCTTTCGGCTGGTTCAGAAATGCATCACCAACGGCCGAAGTCCAATCCATGTTATCAGCCATCATATAAAGAACCTCCGGGTAGTGAGTAATTGCCCGGACGTTTTCATCCCAATTTTCT harbors:
- a CDS encoding DUF3300 domain-containing protein, which produces MNKGKTKSFLFTLLACLSLTLAIGTARDSSAAYLLTEQELDDLLAPVALYPDPLLAQMLPASTYPEEVADAADWLRSGGDPSRIDEENWDENVRAITHYPEVLYMMADNMDWTSAVGDAFLNQPKDVTNSIQRLRWRAQNLGNLNSNDQQTVTTEGNDIQIVPAQPQYIYVPQYDPSVVYVQGWSPGIPPFATFGLGLLIGSWLDLDFDWGRHHVFYHGWNRPGWVNNARPYVHVKNVYVQRSRPYINQTWRHDPSHGDPGKYWASRPVGTPSGRYPHTTEVRGRGSPLTGPARNAFAPKTNVQQFTIRGKDSRRTAGPQPVRQTPVVSPRPAVQAPVVSPRPAVQAPAVFGGYRGPNEVKTQSMRGQTSRQSNVGVYVPSTPVKRGNVPTGGGASSSGKRRN